The following coding sequences lie in one Deltaproteobacteria bacterium genomic window:
- a CDS encoding helix-turn-helix domain-containing protein, producing the protein MGTPTMQAYASVRGPDGSTHELVHGDLIGRLVTSAMPLDDARISEAHAMVSLREGELRLIALRGAMAVDGRRVGEVAMTPGLEITLARGVGLEVLDVHLPSHVLGIEGPGIPRQLLPPVASVLTQPLRLVAGHVDAAAAWLWHTGSSWRVRRADGSLHTLEAGIELELDGARLQLLALPLQQAGLPRTRAAAGSLAPLRVVASFDTVQIHREDGAPVVLGGTQARVVSELVALGGPAAWRIVADLIWPDEDDADVLRSRFDVTISRLRRKLKESRIRTDLVHTDGSGQIELLLYPGDHVDDRT; encoded by the coding sequence GTGGGCACGCCGACGATGCAGGCCTACGCCAGCGTTCGTGGACCCGACGGCTCGACCCACGAGCTCGTCCATGGCGATCTCATCGGTCGCCTGGTGACCTCGGCGATGCCGCTCGACGACGCGCGCATCAGCGAGGCCCACGCGATGGTGAGCCTGCGCGAAGGCGAGCTGCGCTTGATCGCGCTGCGCGGCGCGATGGCGGTCGACGGCCGCCGGGTCGGTGAGGTCGCGATGACGCCGGGGCTCGAGATCACGCTCGCGCGCGGCGTCGGGCTCGAGGTGCTCGACGTGCACCTTCCCAGCCACGTGTTGGGGATCGAAGGGCCCGGCATCCCACGGCAGCTGCTGCCGCCCGTGGCCTCCGTGCTCACGCAGCCGCTGCGACTGGTCGCCGGCCATGTCGACGCCGCCGCGGCGTGGCTGTGGCACACCGGCTCGAGCTGGCGTGTGCGCCGAGCCGACGGCAGCCTGCACACACTCGAGGCCGGCATCGAGCTGGAGCTCGATGGTGCGCGGCTACAACTACTCGCGCTGCCGCTGCAGCAGGCCGGTCTGCCGCGCACCCGCGCCGCCGCCGGCTCGCTCGCGCCGCTGCGAGTGGTCGCGAGCTTCGACACCGTGCAGATCCACCGCGAGGACGGCGCGCCGGTCGTGCTCGGCGGTACGCAGGCCCGCGTGGTCTCCGAGCTGGTCGCGCTCGGCGGGCCGGCGGCGTGGCGCATCGTCGCCGATCTCATCTGGCCCGACGAAGACGACGCCGACGTGCTGCGTTCGCGCTTCGACGTGACGATCTCGCGGCTGCGCCGGAAGCTGAAGGAGTCACGCATCCGCACCGATCTGGTCCACACCGACGGCAGCGGCCAGATTGAGCTGCTGCTCTACCCGGGCGATCATGTCGACGACCGTACGTGA
- a CDS encoding sel1 repeat family protein, producing the protein MGVMPTDDDDYQRGRDSFDRLVRGDAMIGLVADVPAMEREMMDALWAAAARGSIPAFRTLGECYLAALRPIGAFEGIDPSDADGRPWPRDVTAIDDERPSLQAALRAYAAAGRADREALRQFAKLSRSSSPDNQRRALAMLSDLPQPSGAELYLRGLVQNWLGELESSHATHVEAAAAGNADAMFELYVLYTQGLGVEADVTAAQQWLERAAAADHPRALYNLGAAIASRSEGPADMAKAASYYERAAQRGNARAAATLGVMILQQEIEGTTDDAIRWLDTADEGGYPSWEMLEAADLDDPREG; encoded by the coding sequence ATGGGCGTGATGCCCACCGACGACGACGACTACCAACGCGGCCGTGACAGCTTTGATCGGCTCGTGCGTGGCGACGCGATGATCGGCCTGGTGGCCGACGTGCCCGCGATGGAGCGCGAGATGATGGACGCGCTGTGGGCCGCCGCGGCGCGCGGCTCGATCCCCGCGTTCCGCACGCTCGGGGAGTGCTACCTCGCGGCGCTGCGCCCGATCGGCGCGTTCGAAGGGATCGACCCGAGCGACGCCGACGGGCGGCCGTGGCCGCGCGACGTCACCGCGATCGACGATGAACGGCCATCGCTGCAGGCCGCGCTCCGGGCCTACGCCGCGGCCGGCCGGGCCGATCGCGAGGCGCTGCGGCAGTTCGCGAAGCTCAGCCGCAGCTCGAGCCCCGACAACCAACGCCGCGCGCTCGCGATGCTCAGCGATCTCCCGCAGCCCAGTGGCGCGGAGCTCTACCTGCGCGGGCTCGTGCAGAACTGGCTCGGCGAGCTCGAGTCGAGCCATGCGACCCACGTCGAGGCCGCCGCGGCCGGCAACGCCGACGCGATGTTCGAGCTCTACGTGCTGTACACCCAGGGTCTCGGCGTCGAGGCCGATGTCACCGCCGCGCAGCAGTGGCTCGAGCGCGCCGCCGCGGCCGATCATCCGCGCGCGCTGTACAACCTGGGCGCCGCGATCGCGAGCCGCAGCGAAGGCCCCGCGGACATGGCCAAGGCCGCCTCGTACTACGAGCGCGCCGCGCAGCGCGGCAACGCCCGCGCCGCCGCGACCCTCGGCGTGATGATCCTGCAGCAGGAGATCGAGGGCACCACCGACGACGCGATCCGCTGGCTCGATACCGCCGACGAAGGCGGCTACCCGAGCTGGGAGATGCTCGAGGCGGCCGACCTGGACGACCCACGCGAGGGCTGA
- a CDS encoding AbrB/MazE/SpoVT family DNA-binding domain-containing protein has product MSERAKIFQNGGSQAVRLPKSCRFDDDQEEVIVRRVGNQVILEPADEWPAAFLECLGAWSEDIPRPATAVVGSKPTALERP; this is encoded by the coding sequence ATGAGCGAGCGGGCGAAGATCTTCCAGAACGGGGGTAGTCAGGCGGTGAGGCTCCCGAAGTCCTGCCGCTTCGATGACGACCAGGAAGAGGTGATCGTCCGGCGCGTGGGGAATCAGGTGATTCTCGAACCCGCCGACGAGTGGCCGGCGGCGTTCCTCGAGTGCTTGGGCGCGTGGAGCGAAGACATCCCGCGCCCCGCCACAGCTGTGGTGGGCTCGAAGCCGACCGCGCTCGAGCGACCATGA
- a CDS encoding TlyA family RNA methyltransferase: MPAVAERRQRIDRLLVDRGLVESRTRAQALLIAGAVVVDGQRVDKAGALVALDADVRVRGHDHPYVSRGGVKLQGALEHFGAAASSPPLVIEGRVAMDIGASTGGFTDCLLQRGALRVHAVDVGYGQLAWKLASDARVVVHDRSNIRTLEPTRIGEPVELCVIDCSFIALAKVLPSVPAFLAPGADVIALVKPQFELDPARVGKGGIVRDDDDRRDALAAAEAAAAASGLVVLDHCESPIAGKTGNREWFTWLRWPGPIAPAGRVPSPTP; this comes from the coding sequence ATGCCGGCGGTGGCCGAGCGACGCCAGCGCATCGATCGATTGCTCGTCGATCGCGGCCTGGTCGAGTCGCGCACGCGGGCACAGGCGCTGCTCATCGCCGGTGCGGTGGTGGTCGACGGCCAACGCGTCGACAAGGCCGGTGCCCTGGTCGCGCTCGATGCCGACGTCCGCGTGCGTGGCCACGACCACCCGTACGTGTCGCGCGGTGGCGTGAAGCTGCAGGGCGCGCTCGAGCACTTCGGCGCCGCGGCATCATCTCCGCCGTTGGTCATCGAGGGGCGCGTCGCGATGGACATCGGCGCCTCGACGGGGGGCTTCACCGACTGCCTGTTGCAGCGCGGGGCGCTGCGCGTGCACGCCGTCGACGTCGGCTACGGCCAGCTGGCGTGGAAGCTGGCCTCGGATGCGCGGGTGGTCGTGCACGATCGCAGCAACATCCGCACGCTCGAGCCCACGCGCATCGGTGAGCCGGTGGAGCTATGCGTGATCGACTGCTCGTTCATCGCGCTGGCCAAGGTGCTGCCCTCGGTGCCAGCGTTCTTGGCCCCGGGCGCCGACGTGATCGCACTCGTGAAGCCCCAGTTCGAGCTCGACCCCGCGCGCGTGGGCAAGGGCGGCATCGTGCGCGACGACGACGATCGCCGCGACGCGCTGGCTGCGGCCGAGGCGGCGGCGGCGGCCAGCGGCCTCGTGGTGCTCGACCACTGCGAGTCGCCGATCGCGGGCAAGACCGGCAATCGCGAGTGGTTCACGTGGCTGCGCTGGCCGGGCCCCATCGCGCCCGCCGGGCGAGTACCATCCCCGACGCCGTGA
- a CDS encoding amidohydrolase family protein, with protein sequence MTYDLLIRGGTIIDGTGGPSYAGDVGVVGGRIVAVGACEGAARREIDAAGAIVTPGFTDIHTHYDGQVSWDATLAPSVLHGVTTVVMGSCGVGFAPVRDEDHGRLIELMEGVEDIPGSALAEGLTWGWSSFESYMDRIDGFPHAIDFAVQVPHDALRMFVMGERALADAVATDDDIEQMRKLTRRALEAGAVGFSTGRSDNHRTARGQATPASEADARELCGIARAFEGLGHGVLQAVSDFDCLVGDTNFHAEFDAIEAMAAAADGHPLSVSLMQRDQSPEQWRWIIARAEQAAARGVTIRLQVAPRPIGVLLGLEATFHPFIGYPSYKAICALPRSERVARMRDPEFRARLLGETTDRVAGDGSSIPPLADHLLARIDMISRRMYRLGETPEYEPDPRTCLAAEAAATGRTALEVIYDALLEDDGRALLYFPLYNFTGVDLEVVHEMLTHPLALPGLSDGGAHVGTICDASFPTYLLMHWGRDRARGRLPLERLVQMQAFDTARYVGFSDRGAIAVGQRADLNVIDLDRLALTRPTLVHDLPAGGRRLMQHAVGYRATIVAGEVVVQDGQLTAARPGRLVRAGRA encoded by the coding sequence ATGACCTACGATCTACTGATCCGCGGTGGCACGATCATCGACGGTACCGGAGGGCCCAGCTACGCGGGCGATGTCGGCGTGGTCGGCGGGCGCATCGTGGCGGTGGGCGCGTGCGAGGGTGCGGCGCGCCGCGAGATCGATGCCGCGGGCGCGATCGTCACGCCGGGCTTCACCGACATCCACACGCACTACGACGGCCAGGTCTCGTGGGACGCCACGCTGGCGCCGTCGGTCCTGCACGGCGTGACCACCGTGGTCATGGGCAGCTGCGGGGTCGGCTTCGCGCCGGTGCGCGACGAGGATCACGGTCGACTCATCGAGCTGATGGAAGGCGTCGAGGACATCCCGGGCTCGGCGCTGGCCGAGGGGCTGACGTGGGGCTGGTCGAGCTTCGAGTCGTACATGGATCGCATCGATGGGTTCCCGCATGCGATCGACTTCGCGGTGCAGGTGCCCCACGACGCGCTGCGCATGTTCGTGATGGGTGAGCGCGCGCTGGCCGACGCGGTCGCCACCGACGACGACATCGAGCAGATGCGTAAGCTGACGCGACGCGCGCTCGAGGCCGGCGCGGTGGGCTTCTCGACCGGCCGCTCCGACAACCATCGCACCGCCCGCGGCCAGGCGACGCCGGCCTCCGAGGCCGACGCGCGCGAGCTGTGTGGCATCGCCCGCGCGTTCGAGGGCCTCGGCCACGGCGTGCTGCAGGCGGTGTCCGACTTCGATTGCCTGGTCGGTGACACCAACTTCCACGCCGAGTTCGACGCCATCGAGGCGATGGCCGCGGCCGCCGATGGGCACCCGCTGTCGGTCTCGCTGATGCAGCGCGATCAGTCGCCCGAGCAATGGCGGTGGATCATCGCGCGCGCCGAGCAGGCCGCGGCGCGTGGTGTGACCATTCGACTGCAGGTGGCGCCGCGGCCGATCGGTGTGTTGCTCGGGCTCGAGGCCACCTTCCATCCCTTCATCGGCTATCCCTCGTACAAGGCCATCTGCGCGCTGCCGCGATCGGAGCGGGTGGCTCGCATGCGCGACCCCGAGTTCCGCGCGCGCCTGCTGGGCGAGACCACCGATCGGGTCGCGGGCGACGGCAGCTCGATCCCGCCGCTCGCCGATCACCTGCTCGCGCGCATCGACATGATCTCGCGGCGAATGTACCGGCTCGGCGAGACGCCCGAGTACGAGCCCGATCCACGGACGTGCCTCGCGGCCGAGGCCGCGGCGACCGGACGCACCGCGCTCGAGGTGATCTACGATGCATTGCTCGAGGACGACGGCCGCGCACTGCTGTACTTCCCGCTCTACAACTTCACCGGCGTCGATCTCGAGGTGGTCCACGAGATGCTCACGCATCCGTTGGCACTGCCGGGGCTCTCCGATGGCGGCGCGCACGTCGGCACCATCTGCGACGCCAGCTTCCCCACCTATCTACTCATGCACTGGGGCCGCGATCGTGCACGCGGGCGGCTGCCGCTCGAGCGCTTGGTGCAGATGCAGGCCTTCGACACCGCGCGCTACGTCGGCTTCTCGGATCGCGGCGCCATCGCAGTGGGGCAGCGCGCCGACTTGAACGTGATCGATCTCGACCGACTCGCGCTCACGCGACCGACGCTCGTGCACGACCTGCCAGCCGGCGGGCGGCGCTTGATGCAGCACGCGGTCGGCTACCGCGCGACGATCGTCGCCGGCGAGGTGGTCGTGCAGGACGGGCAGCTGACGGCCGCCCGGCCGGGGCGGCTGGTCCGCGCGGGGCGTGCGTGA
- a CDS encoding PIN domain-containing protein yields the protein MRKFLLDTDSVSYALRGHGDVGAQLRSHRPSEVCVSAITVAELRFGAKRKASKRLHALIDTFVDAVEVVLFDHAAAIEYGRLGNILAERGTPIGEFDVLIAAHAVSLRCVLVSNNVRHFSRVPGLVVENWT from the coding sequence ATGAGGAAGTTCCTGCTCGACACCGACAGCGTGAGCTACGCGCTTCGCGGGCACGGTGACGTCGGTGCGCAGCTTCGCAGTCACCGCCCCTCGGAAGTGTGCGTCAGCGCGATCACGGTGGCAGAGCTTCGATTCGGTGCGAAGCGGAAAGCTTCGAAGCGCCTTCACGCGCTGATCGATACGTTCGTCGACGCGGTCGAGGTCGTGCTGTTCGACCACGCGGCGGCGATCGAGTACGGGCGTCTCGGCAACATCCTCGCAGAGCGCGGTACGCCGATCGGCGAGTTCGACGTTCTCATCGCGGCGCATGCGGTCAGCCTGCGCTGCGTACTCGTGTCCAACAACGTCCGCCACTTCTCACGCGTGCCCGGGCTCGTCGTCGAGAACTGGACGTAG
- a CDS encoding metalloregulator ArsR/SmtB family transcription factor: MTDLADTTTLLGLLADATRMRLLVLLGAQELSVAELTRITAVPQSRVSTHLGKLKDAGFLRDRKVGTSTFYRVDEARMPAAARIAWQAVVQELDDAVLADDAERCDEVLQARISASHWPDAVAGQMEHHYSPGRTWEATARAFVGLIDLGDVLDVGSGDGVIAQLLAPRANRYVCLDRSAKVIDAARARLDHLANVEFLCGDMHEVALPDRSVDHVLSFSVLTYADDPARCVAEWFRLLRPGGRLVLVTLDEHHHHEIADAYEHLHRGFAPARLQALLEDAGFTVDRCEVAARERKKPYFDVVCAFASRPAGPRTQPSPPTRRQGATGRSQDEVLCAPRRASRPRAPEPT; encoded by the coding sequence GTGACCGACCTCGCCGACACCACGACCCTGCTCGGGCTGCTCGCGGATGCGACGCGCATGCGGTTGCTCGTGCTGCTCGGCGCGCAGGAGCTGTCGGTCGCCGAGCTCACGCGCATCACCGCGGTGCCGCAGTCGCGCGTGTCGACCCACCTCGGCAAGCTCAAGGACGCCGGCTTCCTGCGTGATCGAAAGGTCGGCACCTCGACCTTCTATCGCGTCGACGAGGCACGGATGCCAGCTGCGGCCCGCATCGCGTGGCAGGCGGTGGTGCAGGAACTCGACGACGCCGTGCTCGCCGACGATGCCGAGCGCTGCGACGAGGTGTTGCAGGCGCGGATCAGCGCCAGTCACTGGCCCGATGCGGTGGCCGGTCAGATGGAACACCACTACTCGCCGGGCCGCACGTGGGAGGCCACGGCGCGTGCGTTCGTGGGGCTCATCGACCTCGGCGACGTGCTCGATGTGGGGTCCGGCGACGGCGTGATAGCTCAACTGCTGGCACCCCGGGCGAACCGCTACGTGTGCCTCGATCGCAGCGCCAAGGTGATCGACGCGGCCCGCGCCCGTCTCGACCATCTGGCCAATGTCGAGTTCCTGTGCGGCGACATGCACGAGGTCGCGCTGCCCGATCGCAGCGTCGATCACGTGTTGTCGTTCTCGGTGCTGACCTACGCCGACGATCCGGCGCGCTGCGTGGCGGAGTGGTTCCGCTTGCTGCGGCCGGGCGGTCGGCTGGTGCTCGTCACGCTCGACGAGCACCACCACCACGAGATCGCCGATGCCTACGAGCACCTGCACCGCGGCTTCGCACCCGCGCGCCTGCAGGCGCTGCTCGAGGACGCCGGCTTCACGGTCGATCGCTGCGAGGTCGCGGCGCGCGAGCGCAAGAAGCCCTACTTCGACGTCGTGTGCGCCTTCGCGAGCCGACCGGCCGGCCCGCGCACACAACCCTCACCACCCACCCGCCGCCAAGGTGCCACGGGGCGATCGCAGGACGAAGTCCTGTGCGCCCCCCGTCGCGCCAGCCGCCCGCGCGCCCCGGAGCCCACGTGA
- a CDS encoding coproporphyrinogen III oxidase: MSMIPAQSPTAASALTLVQTLQRRLVGAMEQVAREAGDPQSFAPVQWLRDGGHHGGGERWGTGDTAVFDRASVNISQVHYDDEPDKRLASATALSAIIHPAHPQAPSMHVHVSWTQMRDGHGYWRVMADLNPSIPREQDTARFVAALREAAPAHYEAAAGQGARYFFIPALGRHRGVAHFYLEAYATQDHDADAALAERVIDTAIDTYASLVADALRGRGPASDDERAQQLAYHTLYLFQVLTLDRGTTSGLLIHDQNDVGILGSLPSHVDRELLASWAAKVPAAQRPLVEAIVAELPPGKRVPVDDACKARLAAAMRSFYRTHPEAIELQASGDVVPPTVANHR; encoded by the coding sequence GTGTCGATGATCCCCGCCCAGTCCCCCACCGCGGCGTCGGCCCTCACGTTGGTGCAGACGCTGCAGCGCCGGCTGGTCGGCGCGATGGAGCAGGTCGCGCGTGAGGCCGGCGACCCGCAGTCGTTCGCGCCGGTGCAGTGGCTGCGCGACGGCGGTCACCACGGTGGCGGCGAGCGCTGGGGCACCGGTGACACCGCGGTGTTCGACCGTGCGTCGGTCAACATCTCGCAGGTCCACTACGACGACGAGCCCGACAAGCGCCTCGCCTCGGCGACCGCACTCTCCGCCATCATCCACCCCGCGCATCCGCAGGCGCCGTCGATGCACGTGCACGTCAGCTGGACGCAGATGCGAGATGGCCACGGCTACTGGCGCGTGATGGCCGATCTCAACCCCTCGATCCCACGCGAGCAGGACACCGCCCGCTTCGTCGCGGCGCTGCGGGAGGCCGCGCCCGCCCACTACGAGGCCGCCGCGGGACAGGGCGCGCGCTACTTCTTCATCCCCGCGCTCGGCCGTCACCGCGGCGTCGCGCACTTCTACCTCGAGGCCTACGCCACGCAGGACCACGATGCCGACGCCGCGCTCGCCGAGCGCGTGATCGACACCGCGATCGACACCTACGCGAGCCTCGTCGCCGATGCGCTGCGGGGCCGCGGCCCCGCCAGCGACGACGAGCGCGCGCAGCAGCTCGCCTACCACACGCTCTACCTCTTCCAGGTCCTCACGCTCGATCGCGGCACCACCTCGGGCCTGCTGATCCACGACCAGAACGACGTCGGCATCCTCGGCTCGCTGCCCTCGCACGTCGATCGCGAGCTGCTCGCGAGCTGGGCCGCCAAGGTGCCCGCGGCCCAGCGCCCGCTCGTCGAGGCGATCGTCGCCGAGCTGCCGCCCGGCAAGCGCGTGCCGGTCGACGATGCTTGCAAGGCGCGGCTCGCCGCGGCGATGCGGTCCTTCTATCGCACGCACCCCGAGGCGATCGAGCTGCAGGCCAGCGGCGACGTGGTGCCACCGACGGTCGCAAACCACCGCTGA
- a CDS encoding Stp1/IreP family PP2C-type Ser/Thr phosphatase, which yields MYKLFKRSHVPGIFEVQMSGACDTGIARDHNEDAIAIQEDDGRGYHLAIVCDGMGGHSAGEIASAIAVQVIGEYLGEHFGQATPDELLRHAFTLANERIDDHALANPNAQGMGCTCVAVLGIRDHFWVAHAGDSRAYRVREGNVEQLTVDHTMVQELVSQGLLKPEQAAVHPYRGRISRCLGHGQQKCDADITEHTLEHGDNLLLCSDGLSDVVGNPEIAALVGQRDVRDASRRLIEAANKAGGPDNISAIVMRRVV from the coding sequence ATGTACAAGCTGTTCAAGCGCAGCCATGTACCCGGGATCTTCGAGGTCCAGATGTCGGGCGCATGCGATACCGGCATCGCGCGCGATCACAACGAAGACGCCATCGCGATCCAGGAGGACGACGGTCGCGGCTACCACCTCGCGATCGTGTGCGATGGCATGGGTGGCCACAGTGCCGGTGAGATCGCCAGCGCGATCGCGGTGCAGGTGATCGGCGAGTACCTCGGCGAGCACTTCGGTCAGGCCACACCCGACGAGCTGCTGCGCCACGCGTTCACGCTCGCCAACGAGCGCATCGACGACCACGCGCTGGCCAACCCCAACGCCCAGGGCATGGGCTGCACCTGCGTGGCGGTGCTCGGAATCCGCGATCACTTCTGGGTCGCCCACGCCGGCGACTCGCGGGCCTATCGCGTGCGCGAAGGCAACGTCGAGCAGCTCACCGTCGATCACACGATGGTCCAGGAGCTCGTCAGCCAGGGTCTGCTCAAGCCCGAGCAGGCCGCGGTGCACCCCTACCGCGGTCGCATCAGCCGCTGCCTCGGACACGGCCAGCAGAAGTGCGACGCCGACATCACCGAGCACACGCTCGAGCACGGCGACAACCTGCTGCTGTGCAGTGACGGCCTGAGCGACGTGGTCGGCAACCCCGAGATCGCGGCGCTGGTCGGTCAACGAGACGTCCGCGACGCCTCGCGGCGCCTGATCGAGGCCGCGAACAAGGCTGGCGGTCCCGACAACATCTCGGCGATCGTCATGCGACGGGTGGTCTGA
- a CDS encoding AraC family transcriptional regulator ligand-binding domain-containing protein, with amino-acid sequence MSEPMRTPLPPLLVDRLRAAGCDPQVSCEAAGLPWPLPDGTTIVAPIDALERFYALAAAALGDDDLGLHLVASVPRGAYGLFEFGVRASATLREGLDRLCRTMALFNRVAQLQWSQVGGLARCEMLVPGRVGDLGRHANEFFIALLVAWTHASVIEPLPISQVWFSHASPGGVLAEHRRVLGCDALEFGASTCGFAFDALRLDVPLREADPALGRVIDEHARGLADTPTPPLTFELQRTLRALPRLDAAGLRSIARRLGHSSRSLQRHLAADGTSFRRVVDEVRRERLVVLQRDGVALEQIAAVLGFSDVRALRRAQQRWG; translated from the coding sequence GTGAGCGAGCCGATGCGCACCCCGCTGCCGCCGCTGCTGGTCGATCGCCTGCGCGCGGCCGGCTGCGATCCGCAGGTGTCGTGCGAGGCCGCGGGCCTGCCGTGGCCGCTGCCCGACGGCACTACGATCGTGGCGCCGATCGACGCGCTCGAGCGCTTCTACGCGCTGGCCGCCGCCGCGCTCGGGGACGACGACCTCGGCCTGCACCTGGTCGCGTCGGTGCCCCGCGGTGCCTATGGCCTGTTCGAGTTCGGCGTGCGCGCCTCCGCGACCCTTCGCGAGGGCCTCGATCGACTGTGCCGCACGATGGCGCTGTTCAACCGCGTCGCGCAGCTGCAGTGGTCCCAGGTCGGTGGGCTCGCACGCTGCGAGATGCTCGTGCCCGGTCGCGTGGGCGACCTCGGGCGCCACGCCAACGAGTTCTTCATCGCGCTCCTGGTCGCGTGGACGCACGCGTCGGTGATCGAACCGCTACCGATCTCCCAGGTGTGGTTCAGCCACGCGAGTCCCGGCGGAGTGCTCGCGGAGCATCGCCGCGTGCTCGGCTGCGACGCGCTCGAGTTCGGCGCCAGCACCTGCGGCTTCGCCTTCGATGCGTTGCGCCTCGACGTGCCGCTGCGCGAGGCCGACCCCGCGCTCGGTCGGGTCATCGACGAGCATGCCCGCGGCCTCGCCGACACGCCGACACCACCGCTGACGTTCGAGCTGCAACGCACGTTGCGTGCGCTGCCGCGGCTCGATGCTGCGGGGCTGCGATCGATCGCGCGACGGCTCGGCCACAGCAGCCGCAGCCTGCAGCGTCATCTCGCAGCCGACGGCACCAGCTTCCGCCGCGTCGTCGACGAGGTCCGTCGCGAGCGCCTCGTGGTGCTGCAGCGCGACGGCGTCGCGCTCGAGCAGATCGCGGCCGTGCTGGGCTTCTCCGACGTGCGAGCGCTGCGACGGGCGCAGCAACGCTGGGGGTGA
- a CDS encoding putative metal-binding motif-containing protein, with product MPSLALRRLTVLSLAPLFAMVGSTAAARPTGEPQACANCHYESSNGPQIEVAFDNSAPAVGETVVVTIALEAVWAQALRTGVFLTSERGAFGLLEPGVTRYAMDGVFTAVLHAEPRDLDPQGRAQFQFEWTAPAEIGVTDFTVWSITGNTNGDSADDHHATKGASIAHGCTGSYYYPDQDGDGFGDAGGGELSCEPITGMILQGGDCDDADALIHPDAAERCNAIDDDCDGEGDEGLEPGIYYLDTDGDGYASDFATPEYACNDAEGYTPERGDCKPDDPAVHPGAMEIDNGIDDDCDDMVDEVDPVDPDPVGTDDGAVGDTDVADTAGQDGDASGGCVVGPRRSTRWSWLVLVVAAALRRRRA from the coding sequence ATGCCATCGCTCGCCCTGCGCCGCCTCACCGTCCTGTCCCTGGCGCCGCTGTTCGCGATGGTGGGCTCGACGGCGGCGGCGCGACCGACCGGTGAGCCTCAGGCCTGCGCGAACTGCCACTACGAGAGCAGCAACGGCCCGCAGATCGAGGTCGCGTTCGACAACTCTGCACCTGCGGTCGGCGAGACCGTCGTCGTCACGATCGCACTCGAGGCGGTGTGGGCCCAGGCCCTGCGCACGGGCGTGTTCCTCACGAGCGAGCGCGGTGCGTTCGGCCTGCTCGAGCCCGGCGTGACGCGCTACGCGATGGATGGGGTCTTCACCGCGGTGCTGCACGCCGAGCCCCGCGATCTCGACCCGCAGGGGCGCGCGCAGTTCCAGTTCGAGTGGACGGCGCCGGCCGAGATCGGCGTCACCGACTTCACGGTCTGGTCGATCACGGGCAACACCAACGGCGACTCCGCCGACGATCACCACGCGACCAAGGGCGCCAGCATCGCGCACGGCTGCACCGGCAGCTACTACTACCCCGACCAAGACGGCGACGGGTTCGGCGACGCCGGCGGCGGCGAGCTGTCCTGCGAGCCGATCACCGGCATGATCCTACAGGGCGGCGACTGCGACGACGCCGACGCGCTGATCCACCCCGACGCCGCGGAGCGCTGCAACGCGATCGACGACGATTGCGACGGCGAGGGCGACGAGGGCCTCGAGCCCGGCATCTACTACCTCGACACCGACGGTGACGGCTACGCCAGCGACTTCGCGACGCCCGAGTATGCGTGCAACGACGCCGAGGGCTACACGCCGGAGCGTGGCGATTGCAAGCCCGACGATCCCGCCGTGCACCCCGGCGCCATGGAGATCGACAACGGCATCGACGACGACTGCGACGACATGGTCGACGAGGTCGATCCCGTCGACCCCGATCCCGTGGGCACCGACGATGGTGCGGTCGGCGACACCGACGTCGCCGACACCGCAGGGCAGGACGGCGATGCGAGCGGCGGCTGCGTGGTGGGCCCGCGGCGATCGACGCGGTGGTCGTGGCTGGTGCTGGTCGTCGCGGCGGCGCTGCGACGGCGCAGGGCCTGA